A segment of the Lolium perenne isolate Kyuss_39 chromosome 3, Kyuss_2.0, whole genome shotgun sequence genome:
TGAACATATTAGCTGAAGGAATGGACAGCGATGGTATGTCGGAAAAGAAATTAAGAGCTAATGTTAAATAGAAACCAAATAAATTTTTAGGCCAAATTGGAAGCATTTTTCATGTAGTGTCCAATAAGGAGTCTCTCAAAAACCAAACCCAATGGTGTGATTGTGTTGCAGTAACCTAATGGGTCGTGTCATCTTCTCTGGATTTTGTCGTGTACACTGAAGAAACAAGAATGATAGATGTAGCCATGTTTGATCATGGGTTGACGTCCTACACTATTCGACCAAATTAATTCAGCCAAACAAATGCATAATTATGTATAGCTAGATCAAGCGTAGTGTTTTCTATATGCTTTTGCTAAATCTAAGTTCCCTGAGAATTTTATATGTCTACTTCGACACAATAAGTCGTGTGATGTCTCTCTATTGAGGTTTGAAAAAAAGTTGAGAGAAGCAAGATTAGATTAAATTGTTGTGCTAAACCCTATCTCTCTCTTGCCTCTACTGTTTATTTCCCTGGGTGTCTTTTTTCAGACACTTTCAGTTTCGTCGGGTTAGTTGTAGTTAGCCGTTTTTCTGTTAGCGCTGGCTGCTGCGAATTACGTGGCGGCCAGGACCTAGTCTAGCTCGTTGAGCACGTCGCTCGGATCGTGGGATGGCACGATCAGTCGTGGGGCATGTTGCTCGACTCATTCCCTTTGTTGCATGAATAAAAGAAGAAATAGAAAACGCTACAAGTTGTTGAGGGCAGCACAAAAAAGGTTCTCTTGTCTCATGTtcatcctctcctctctctctctctctctctctctctctctctctctctctctctctctctctcgatcaagcTAGGTTTCGGGAGACATAAATAGCTAGTATCATTGATGGAGCGGATGCCATCATCCGACGGGCCTCACGCACTTCACTTCCAGCGGGGACAACATGAGCGTAGGGGAGAGCTTCCATGAGGGATGTTACgagagtggtgaggtggttgcaACAATGAAGGACATGGGGCTAATGAGGGCATGGAGGTGCACATCGGTGGGAGTGCAGACAGTCGATAAGATGTCGGCAATGTTCGGACGAGAACTGGAGTGACCAAATTGAAAATTGTTCCAATCCAAAATCAGGTTGGAACATTGTACTCCGGAGTTCACTATTATTCCAAGGAGTTTCTGATACATCAATATTACTATTCAAATTTCTTGCAAATTAGTTTTTTGCTTTACCTAGTTtacttttttttttcgataatCGGCACTTTATTACTCAAATAATATTACACCCGGCCAAAGCAAAGATCCAATTATTACGGTTACTACACACAGAACGAAATTAAAAGTCTAGGTAGCACCGAAGCAAATGACTAAAAGCACAACTTATGACATATATGTGTAGCTTATTTTAATTGGTTAAGAGTAACTCTTTTTTCTGGaatagagtaattattttatagaAAGGTGTTAAGAGTATTGATGTGGTATATATGTGTACCTTAGGCCAATATCACATCAAGGCCTATAAGTCCCATGCCCGTTCGTATGTTATTTGAAAGTGCATCTGACccactatttgaattcaaaaaggTGGGTCCTACGTGATTTGGAAGTGTTGTTAGTGTTGATGTGGTTTGCTAACCCATCAATGATGGTAATAGTGGATTGCTAGATGTGATACGTGTCAACCAATtgatgcgtgctcacgtatacacccagtCACCAGGCTTCATCTGTTCCAGCTAATGACATATACACTTCATGGTGCGATTCCTGTTCATTATTTTATCATCTTAACAGCCAACTCACAGACTAAGTAGACCTTGAAGCACATGCGGGCTTCCTAGCCTCCAAATTGTTTGATATATACGATGATGCTCGCTTCAGACATCACTCACTGTCAATGATGTCGTATTTCTAGTCATCATTTTTTTTGCGACTTATTTGTAGTCATCTTAGGAGTACGTTTTTTTCTACGCTGAATATTAGATTCTGGTTTTCTGTGCTAGTCATATGTTAGCAAATAGGGGTCGTTCGATTGCAGAAACTGTAACCTGGATCAGGTCTGGTTCTGAGGATGTTCTTGCTTGCTGTTTACAGGAGGTTGCTCCTGTAGCTTAATGCAATATattctttcgcaaaaaaaaaaaaaaaaatccctttCACCCTGTGTCTAGTTGCTTGTGTATCCACGAGCCTTGCATAAGACCAGCCAGGCTGAGGTCAGAGCCGAACTTGGAGACTCTTGACTCGGCCAGTCCGAGGATTTTTCTTGTTCTTCTGTCTTGTCGCGTTGGGACGTCCGTTAGCCAACAGATCGAATGCGCGCGCGTGGGAATACTCGGGTTCTCGCCTCGCTCGTACGTATGTTGAAGCGATCAAAATTTGGAATAGGCACACGCGCGCGCTAGAGTATGGCAGGCGTCCAGATTCTTTACCAGACTCGCGTCTCTGTCAATTTTTTTCTGACCTGACTAGGGCGCGGGCTTACGCTAATCTAAACAACTTTATAACCAAACAGGAGAACATACAAGGGTTCATTAGAAGTGCTTTTTTAGGTTACAGAGGAAGCTAAAGTGAGAAGGAGCTCAAGGGGGCCATATCCATTACACCAAAAAATAAGAAAGGAGGTTGAGGAGGGGGTGTTGCATCTAAAGGCCCAAAGCCTGGCATCTTCGATACACCTATGAGAGACAAGGGAGAGACTCTCCACAATGCCGTTGAAAGTCAGGGCGTTCCTCCGCTTCCAGATGCTCCAAGCAATGGCAGTGTTGATGGTGGACTCCTCGAAGCTGCAACAAGCTTGAGGCAGAAGTCAACGAAGCTGATATATGCGGCTGGGTCGAAATCACGCAGTGGAAAGAAGCCAAAATTTCCACCGCCCGGGGAAGAAGAGCAGCATGTGATCCGTGTCTTCATCAAGGTTGCAGGAGAGGCAGGCGACGGAGGTAGAGAGGTGGTGTCGGAACCACCGTTCGTTGGTAGGGAGACATTTGTTCCAAGCAAGCCAGCAAAAAATCTTGCACTTTAAGGGGGCAGCACTCCTCCAAACCTTGGTTGCCACGTCATTGATCTGCAAATGCCTGAAAGAGTTGACATAGAAACACTTATTTGAGAATTTTTTATTAGTGAGGCGGACGTCGCGGAAGTCCGGAACGTCATGGCAGATATCCACGTGGCTCAACTAGGAGGACAAGGCTCGAAGGCCAGTCGCCGCGTCAACAGTGAGGCACAGTCCAAGAGAACTGTGGAGGCCCAGAAAAAAGGGTAACTGCAACGATAATGTTGGTGCAGGTGGAGTGAGAGAAGAGGTGGGGGAAACGCTCATGAAGGGGTTGATCGCCAAGCCAGAGATCGAACCAGAAAGCTATGGAGTTCCCATTACCCAGGGACATCTTGGAGATGGAGTGGAAATGAGCAAGCCATGCCACAATATCTTTCCAGATGGGACTGTCGAGGTAATGGTGCCCCCCACATCGCGGGGCCGTGCCAGCCGTACATGCACTAGAACAAGGATGGCCGAGTTTTGAGCAGGGAGTGAAATGACCCCAAGCCCCCCAAAAGTTTTTGGGACGTAGAAGTCATCCCATCCCACTTTACATTGGCCACTGTTGCAGGTTTCATCACCTGTCCAAAAAAAGGTGCATCGTCTTTTGTCAATAGCCTTAATAACACCTGCAGGGAAGAGCCCCGCGCTCATGGCATGGGAGAGCGTAGAAGTAAGGACAGAGTTAACCAGGATCAAGCAGCCGCTAATGGAAAGACAACATCCTCGCCAATCGCAAAGTCGCATGTTGCTCCTAGTCATGATGGGGGCGAAGTCCCCAAAGCGTAACTTGTAGGGAGAGAGCGGGAGGAGGTCTTGGTAAGTTTTGGGAAAGGTAGAAACCTCGCAGCCGAAGGTGGAGGCCATAGAGATGGTAGAGGTGGGGTCTATTCTGATGGGACAAAGGTGCTTTTATGGAAGTTGATGGTGAACCCGTACCAACCGAGAAGTCATCAAGCACCTTCTTCAGATTAGCAACATGCTCCGGAACAGCCATGGATGGTGATGAGGGTATCATCAGCGTACTGAAGGACGGGGCATGCCAGGTCGTCAATCAACGTCTCTATCAATCACCTTAGTTtactagatctatatggtcactCATTCAAATAGATTTTATCTTATACTCGCTACGTAGTGttgctaatatgtttggtaaataGATAAATAAGATGGATCATATGTTTAAAATAATTATTAGGATGGAAATGCTCGCTATTATTTGATCGCTCTATCTATGTAGAATGAAaaagtttttaatgataaaaaaatgttcCCGCTTGCAGATTTATCTACCTACCGACTGCTTTGCTTCGCCAATTTTGGTATTTTCATTGTATGGAGAATCATGACCTATTTATGAGGGTGTCTAAACGGTTGAAGGACAGGATGATGGATTTTTTTTTGCCAATATGGGTGGCAGTGTAATTTGTGGATTGGACATCCACCACTTTAGATGATCATATTGATTTTGAATTGATTAGGTGTATCGCTTCTGTTATATTTTACCTTTTGTGTTGTTGACTGTCGGGTGCTTGTACGGCCATGTGAATCTTAATTATGCAAAAACAGATGTAATGCTTAaactttttaaaaaataaaaatgccTTGTATTGAAAATAAGGTAGCAGAGGCTAGAAGGAAGATGCAGATAAGAAATGCACGATATAAAAGGCGATAATAAGTACGGATTAATTAATTGATAACCGATTCTAGTTGGAATCACTCCCATGTTCTTGCTAGCGGAGACTGGTTCAACTCTAACCGTCGAGCGGCCAAATGGTATTGGTAGGTAGAGCCGTTTCCAAGGGAATCGTTGGTGAACGGCTAAAGCAGAAGCCTGTTTCCAGGAAGACGTTATAAACTGCAGGAGCACGGCAGTATAGAGAAGTGAGAGAGCTACTCATCCAGAACACAAATGGTGAAATCTCCACCTTCTTTTCGTGCGCAAAGGGAATGTCAGAAGGAGGTTGCAAGGAAGGGGAAGCCTGAACCGGTCCTAGCAGAAGTCTAAAAAGGGGAGTACAAGATTTATGGCGTTAGCGACCGCTCCAAAGTTTTGACTTGTTATTATAGAACGGCCACCCAGGGAAGTAGATGCACATAAATACGCAACCCCCGCCGGCTGTGGTATCTCAATTCCAAACGCGAACTGATTCAGAGCACGGCGGAGAGACCCGGACGAAAGAAAGTAAGAGAGAACAGAGCGGCCGGCCGGAAGAGAGAGGAAGAGAAGATATTGGTTGGGTTGTCGGCGAGATCAAGAGACAGACGATGGGGCGTGGTCTTCTCGAGGTGCATCTCGTCGACGCCAAGGGCCTCGGCGGCACCGATTTCCTAGGTGAGTCCGTCGAACTACCACCACGCATGTTCTTGGTTTGGCTTCGGTTTGCTCCCTTCTTGTGGCAGGAGATTCATCGATCTGGTTTTACCTGTACTTGCAGGGAAGATAGACCCGTATGTGATCGTGCAGTACCGGAGCCAGGAGCGCAAGACCAGCACAGCCCGAGGTTGGTAGTGCTTCCACAGCTCTCTGGTTCTGAATCCTCTGACAGAAATTGTTTTCCTGATTTCTATCTATGATTAACTTTGTCAATCGACGAGGAACAGCCATTATCTGTGATCTTTCCGAAACGAACCAaccgtgttgttgttgttgtaatgcAGATGCGGGGAGGAACCCGAGCTGGAACGAGGTGCTCAAGTTCCAGATCAGCTCGACGGCGGCCAACGTGCAGCACAAGCTCCTCCTCCGGATCATGGACCACGACAACTTCTCCAGCGACGACTTCCTCGGCCAAGCAACGTGAGCCCTCTACACTCCTACAGCTGTTTGTCGATCCAGCCACAAAATCAGAAGAACGAAAACAAAATCTGAATATCTAATATCTGTGGTCGATGCAGGATCAATGTAACTGATGTGATCAGCATAGGGATGGAGAAAGGCAACTCGGAGATGAGCCCGGCCAAGTACAGCGTGGTCACCGCGGACAACTCGTACCGCGGCGCCATCAAAGTTGGCATCACCTTCACCGCCGCCACAGAGGTAATTTAAGAACTGCACCAATAATTTTTGTGTACACTTCGATTGATTCAATACCCGTGGGACTGTGAGTTTTGATTCGATGTTTGATGAACATTACCAGGTtgaagaagatggggttcaaGTTGGAGGCTGGATGCACAGCTATCGTGATTAGAAGAAGATGTGATATCCGATCGCGCTACGTACAGTACAGTAGCATTTTTAGTGTTGAATGTTGCAAGCATGTAAGCATGCTGCTATGATCGATGTGATTCCAGGTGTATGCACGTCGCATTTGTAGCTGTTTAGATGTATAGCCGGAAGTCAGAGCAGTAGAGTCGCCATGTCCGTTAAATATTGATTATGATTCTTTTGAAACTACTAGAGGGTTTTGTCCATTGCTGAATGCTTGTTGATGCTAAGAAGGGGCGTTTTCATGCATGCCATTCCCTAATAACAAAATCATTTTGCACTAACGAGTGCCGCATGTGGTCAGCTCCCGCCGCATTATCTGACGATGATTGAGGAAGTTCCATCCTGCACGGCTGCACTACTAGCAACTAGCGAGGCCGTTCAGAAAAGAAGAATAAACAGGAGAAAATCCCTTAATTGACAAATGTGATCAAATGTGATTCCATATTTTGTTTTAATTTGTCCCCTTTTTTACACTTGTCCTATTTGTTTCTTCTAATATGGAACTATAATATATTTTGAACAACGACTGTGTTAAATAGGGACAAGAAAAGACTCTATTGCCGAGCATCGGGTgacaaaaaaaaaggaaaggaGAAAAGCAACATCAATGTTCATATATACAAAAAAATGCATCATACAACATTTACGAGTGCCATAAATATCCAAGTTCACACATAGTACTACATTGCATCTAGGTTCACATTCACCAAATACATCACATACGCAGGGCCAAGTCCACACATACATCACATGAACAGCATAAAAGTAACTCCAAATGTAGCCATGACATGAAGAGAAAGCACGAGAATCACAAGCGAGCCTTCTTTTGCTTGAGGGTTAGCAaggttcatttttttttttgcttcttgtGCCCAGGAGGGGTGCTTTGGTTCATGGGAAAATAAAATTAAACTAGTATTAGCTAAAGGAAAGGAGGTGGTATATTGGGAAAGAAATTAAGAGCCAATGTCAAATAGAATAGAAATAATTTTCCAGGCCAAATATGAAGCTTATTTTCATGTAGTGACAAATAAGGAATTGTCTAAAAAACCAAGCCCAATGGTATGATTTTGCTGCAGTAACATAATAGGCGGTGTCATCTTCTTTGGCTTGTGTCACGTACGTACACTGAAGAAAGAAGAACGGTAGATGTAGCCATATATTTGATCACGGTTGATGACTGACACTATTCGTGAGGAAATTAATGCAGTCAAACAAATGCACAATTATGGATAGTGAGAGCAAGGCTGGTGTTTTCTACTGTACATGATTTTGTTAAATCTAAGTTGCATGATGATTTTTTGTGTCTACTTCGAcacaatgagtcatttaatgtcacCATGTTGATGTTTGCACATAAGTTGAGAGAACCGGCCAAGATTAGATTAAATAGCTAGCATCATTGATGGAGGGCATGCCAGCATCCGGCGGGCCTCATGAGGTTCACATCCAACTGGAAGATCATGAGTGGAGGGGAAAGCTTCCATGAGGGAGGGCACGCGAGCGGCGATGTGGTTGCGATGATGGAGGGCAGGGCTAAGGAGGGTATGGAGGTGCACATCGGTGGATGTGGGGACAGTTAAGAGAATGGTGGTGGTGTCACGAGAACTGGAGTCACGACCAAATTGAAAATTGTCCCAATCTAAAATCGGGTTGGAGCACCACCGATGACATGCCAAAATGGTGGGTCCCACAAAGTATGAAATCGGTCAGACATGATTTTTTCCATCGATGAGTGGGGGTCCCTGGCTCGATGCACCAAATTCAGACAAAGTTAGCGGCATCGTCCATATTTCGGGCGTGCGGTAGTAGCATAAGAAAAAAATCTCTACTTCCCATATTGGACGACTGGGGACTGAATCATCATGGATTGGATCCAACTCTGCTTGATCACCCCCTCCCTCTCCCGGGTCGCGCCCGCTCGGGTGACTCCGGAGGCGACCCGACCCAACCCTAACCCCGCCCCTCTCCACGCCCCCCGACCAGGCCGCTGCCATCGCCGGTGCTGGCGGCACCCGTCCCGCCAAATGGTGCGGGGCAGTAGAGGTGGTTCGTCCAGCAGCGCGTCCGAgcggggaggcgcggcggcgggcgGGCCTGGTGGTCTGCAGAGGAGGCAGCAAGGCGACGAGGTGCTGGACGCCGGCGGGACGGCGGCGCAGCGAGCTGGCGGCGGggcgggcccgatctgggcctaGAGGGCCTGGTCGTTTTCTGCTTCGCCTTGGTCTGCCGCGAGGATGGCCTTGGCCGATTCGTTCGGGCGACCATGGGCAGCGCCGCCGGGTTCCTGGCCGGGGGACGCAACCAGCTGTCGATTCTTCTTCTCTGCAGCCACCATGGGCTTGGCGGCGATGATTAGCGAGGCAAAAATCTGATTTCTGAATCTCCTTCATCGTCGTCGGGTGGCGGATGGCGGCGTGGGAGCCTATTCGTCCGCGTCGAAGAATAAAGGTGGCGGTTCTAGGATTCTTCTCGCACCAAGTTTGAAGATCTATCGGATGCTTGTTCCCACCAGTCTGGGTGGATTGTCGTGTTCCGGAAGGTCTTGCCGGCGAAATTTATTTTGCGAAAATGCCTGAAAATTGCTGAATTGGGTggtttcggtcgtgcgcacccatattTTTTTATCTAGCCGTTTGATTTCAGAGGGAGCGCTTCAAAGCTCTGCTGACTGTTAATATCATGGAGTTTGTTTTCTTTTCATGGTGCTAGCGGAGAAGGTCATCAAGTCGAGTTCGGTGGAATAGCTATGATGGTCGGATCTTGGTGGGGAGGTGGAATTGGCTTGGTGCTTCATGACTTGAAACAGCGACTGGTACGTGGGGCGACTGTATAGGAGAAGTTTAAAGtcttatctttcagggtgaaaatctaaggtctagatttaattggttgtgcctagcaatgtttttgttgaaggcattgttttgagatagATAACTTTTTTCGAggagaaaacctaagatctatgatcgagCGATGATAGTGTTTCTGCATTGttttcttcttgaaggcgtcgcttATGGAGAAGCTGATTTTCTGGTATTGTTTTGGTGATATCAATGTTGTTGTTTCAATTATGGAACTCTGTAGCGGAACCTTTGTTTTTggtaattcttttttttttttttgggtgtgTGCGTCTTTTATGCTATTAGAGCATGATATTGTTGCAAAAGCTGGATGTAATATATGGTCTTTATTGAAAAAAATGATTGCACTCTATCAAGTATCGCTGTTCCACGTTGGTTAGTTTAATTTACGATTTGGACATGGATCCATTTCCTGGCTTAGGAAGGAGGCTGGGAAGCGAGGGGAGACTTTGAACCGGTCCTAACGTTAGCGACGGCTAGTCGGAATTTTGATTTTTATGGAGCGTCCAGCCAAGGAAGCAAGTGCCCATAATAAAAACGCCGCAGGCACGCGCGGTCCGTGGTTGGAGTATTATCTTCTAATCTCAACCGCGAACTGATCAGAGTCCCAGACGAAAGAAAGAGAGCACAGAGGAGCCCGCCGCGAGAGAGAAAAAGATATTGACTAGGTTCTTCCAGCGACGACCATGGGGCGGGGTGTTCTGGAGGTGCTTCTGGTCGACGCCAAGGGACTCGCCGGCAACGATTTCCTGGGTGAGCCAGTCGAATCACCACCACGCATGTTCTTGGTTTAGGATTCTCTGATTTGCTATATTCTTGTGTCCGGTGGCGGATGGAGATTGATTCATCTGTTCTTACCTGTACTTGCAGGGAGACTA
Coding sequences within it:
- the LOC127344500 gene encoding elicitor-responsive protein 1; this translates as MGRGLLEVHLVDAKGLGGTDFLGKIDPYVIVQYRSQERKTSTARDAGRNPSWNEVLKFQISSTAANVQHKLLLRIMDHDNFSSDDFLGQATINVTDVISIGMEKGNSEMSPAKYSVVTADNSYRGAIKVGITFTAATEVEEDGVQVGGWMHSYRD